The genomic interval CCGCATTGATCATGTCCACTTTTATAAGTGGCGGCCTGTCCAGCTCAAAGCGGTATTGCACCAGCGCATCTGCCAGCAGGTCGGGCGTTTCGCTGTGATGAAGGGAAATATTAAAACAGACCTGGTCCGGTGAAAGTATTGTTTGTTTTACCTCACCATTTTGCTCTGTAAATCCTGTCCTGAGACTTTCATGCCTGCATATCACCGTTCTGATCGCGGCCTCCAGCGCGGGCACCGACAATGGTCCCTCTACTGAATAGACGCCTGTCATATTATAGGCGAGTGCCCCGTGGTTTGCCTGGACGGCCATCCAGATCCCTTCCTGGTTAGGAGATAAAGGATAGGATGGCGCTGCCGGCGCCGCTGGTATTGGCTGAAAGCCCTCTCTTCCCTGCTCCGCCAGGCATTTTGCCAGCTGCCGGATAGTTGGCTGCAGGAAAACCGATCTCAATTTTAGCTTTATTCCCAAAAGCCGGTAGACGTCGTTGATGAGCTGCGTGGCATTCAGCGAATGCCCACCCAGGGAGAAAAAATTATCAGATACTCCTGGTGCCTTTATGCCCAGGATCTTTTCCCAAAGTGCCTGCAGGGCACTTTCCATTTCACTGGCAGGCGCTTCATAAGCGGCTGTTGATACCACACCTGCAAGCTCCATAGCCCCCAGGGCCTTCCGGTCTACTTTTCCATTTGGCGTAACCGGCATCACATCTACGACAATAAAAGCTGAGGGGATCATGTATTCAGGCAGCTTAGTGGCCAACGCCGCACGTAGATCGCTGTCATTCACTGCTTTGCCGGATACAATGAACGCAGCCAGGAACGTGCGCTGATCATCGCTCCTGCGAGCCACTACCACAGCCTGGTTTACTCCTTCTATCTCCAGGAGTTGCTTTTCTATTTCACCCAATTCCACCCGGTATCCCCTGATCTTCACCTGGTTGTCTTTCCTTCCCAGGAAGCTTATTTCTCCATGATGCAGCCATCTTCCCACATCACCGGTCCGGTATATTCTCTCTCCTTTTTCAAAAGGGCTTTGAATAAAACGCTCTGTTGTAAGGTCATCCCTCAAACGGTAGCCTTTTGCGAGACCGGCGCCACCGATATAGATCTCTCCTACGGCTCCAACCGGCACAGGCTGTCGCCAATCGTCCAATATGTAAACCCTTGTGTTACCTATGGGTGTTCCGATGATATCAACATCTTCCGGGCGCTTTATTTGCTTTATTGCAGACCAGATCGTAGTTTCCGTAGGGCCATACATATTCCATAATTCTTTGCAGCGGGTCAGTATTTTCTGCCCTGTAGCATGATCCAAAGGTTCTCCTCCGCAAAGCACTTTCAATCCGGTATTGCCCTGCCATCCGCTTACAAACAGCATATGCCATAAACTTGGCGTTGCCTGCATGATGCTCGGCTTTACGTCCTCCAGCAGCCGGATCAGGGCCTCCGGATCACTGGTCATTCCTTTATCAGCAATGTATACAGTAGCTCCTGCTACCAGCGGGAGGAAGAATTCCAGCACAGAAATATCAAAAGAATAAGTGGTAACCGCCAGGAGCTTATCAGCCTGTGCAATCCCCGGCGCTATCTGCATACTGGTCAGAAAATTAACTACCGACCGGTGGGTGATCTCGACGCCCTTTGGTTGCCCGGTAGAACCGGAAGTATATATAATGTATGCGAGGTCTCCGGCAACTGGTTTATATAAAAGATCCGTTTGTTCCATAGCACCATCCTGCAGATCTTCCGCCCTGATGATCGTCAATGCCGGCTTACCTGCAAAGAGGTCCATGTATTGCTCATCTGCGATCAGCAGGCGGCAACCGCTCTGTTCAACGATATACTCCAGACGTTCTTTCGGGAAAGAAGGATCCAGCGGTATATACGCGGCCCCAGATGCGAGTATGCCCATCATTGTGATCAGCATTTTCCCCGAACGGTCCATCATGATCCCCACAGGCGTACCCGCACCTGCCAGGTACTGCTGCTGCAGATAAGCGGCCACCCTGTCCACATATTGTCTTAGTTCCCCGTAAGTATAAGAGCACTCAGGGCCCATAACAGCAACACTGGCAGAATACACCGCTGCGGCGTCATACACCAGGTCCACAATAGTCTTTTCTTCCGGATATGTCAGTGCTGTATCGTTAAATACATGCAGCAATGTGGACAACTCCGTGCTATCCATAAAATCAATTGCGTATGCTGGTTTAGCCGGATCATTGATCACTTCTTTCAACAGCTTTCCCAGATGCCGGACCAGCATGTCCGCATCCGCTTCGTCGAAATAACCGATGTTATAATCAAGATCTACTTTTACATCTTCCTGTTCATCAAATTCTCTTACATATATCGCAAGTGCAACCCGCTCAGATTCATGCGTGAAGGGTATTACCCGGGTATCCGTATTGTGAAAAGGATGTGCATAGTCATGCTTTTCATAGGAAAATGTTACATTAAAGAGCCGGTCCTTTTGCTCATACAGTTGCAACTGCTGAATGATATGTCCCAGCGGAAAACTCTGATGGCGGTAATCCTTCCTTAGTTCATTCTTAACCTGTTTTACAATTTCCGTAAAACTACTTTCAAAATCCATGGAAACTCTTAAGGGAGAAACTCCCATGAACAAGCCCACGGTTTGTTTAAACTGCCTGCTTCCCCTGTTGAGCACCGGCAGACCTATTGCAAAATCCCGGTTGTCGTATACCCTTCCCAGGTAGATATATACACATGCC from Chitinophaga filiformis carries:
- a CDS encoding amino acid adenylation domain-containing protein, whose translation is MRLTLQQEDIFFEQQLFPGAPIYNIGARIEIKGALDLEAINQAYMHLISQHDIFHSCLTEGSNGPELKVQEEYTPYLQVMDLCTHTNAEAEAETRMRKIFMTPFDLSEGEPLHRFGLVRVTEDLHYLFFVCHHIITDGWGTSLMFQRLTELYNDIIATGSVQHRYDYPYTNYVDKDLQYRESESYRDDAAYWREKFVSLPESLIPRKNTDGRPGDHISARKVLNIKREDYDKLNELARANDASTFHVLLACVYIYLGRVYDNRDFAIGLPVLNRGSRQFKQTVGLFMGVSPLRVSMDFESSFTEIVKQVKNELRKDYRHQSFPLGHIIQQLQLYEQKDRLFNVTFSYEKHDYAHPFHNTDTRVIPFTHESERVALAIYVREFDEQEDVKVDLDYNIGYFDEADADMLVRHLGKLLKEVINDPAKPAYAIDFMDSTELSTLLHVFNDTALTYPEEKTIVDLVYDAAAVYSASVAVMGPECSYTYGELRQYVDRVAAYLQQQYLAGAGTPVGIMMDRSGKMLITMMGILASGAAYIPLDPSFPKERLEYIVEQSGCRLLIADEQYMDLFAGKPALTIIRAEDLQDGAMEQTDLLYKPVAGDLAYIIYTSGSTGQPKGVEITHRSVVNFLTSMQIAPGIAQADKLLAVTTYSFDISVLEFFLPLVAGATVYIADKGMTSDPEALIRLLEDVKPSIMQATPSLWHMLFVSGWQGNTGLKVLCGGEPLDHATGQKILTRCKELWNMYGPTETTIWSAIKQIKRPEDVDIIGTPIGNTRVYILDDWRQPVPVGAVGEIYIGGAGLAKGYRLRDDLTTERFIQSPFEKGERIYRTGDVGRWLHHGEISFLGRKDNQVKIRGYRVELGEIEKQLLEIEGVNQAVVVARRSDDQRTFLAAFIVSGKAVNDSDLRAALATKLPEYMIPSAFIVVDVMPVTPNGKVDRKALGAMELAGVVSTAAYEAPASEMESALQALWEKILGIKAPGVSDNFFSLGGHSLNATQLINDVYRLLGIKLKLRSVFLQPTIRQLAKCLAEQGREGFQPIPAAPAAPSYPLSPNQEGIWMAVQANHGALAYNMTGVYSVEGPLSVPALEAAIRTVICRHESLRTGFTEQNGEVKQTILSPDQVCFNISLHHSETPDLLADALVQYRFELDRPPLIKVDMINAGDNRSILILVLHHIVADGWSLDVLLNEVTGLYHEYDKGKGIELPQLPVQYKDYTMWLLERLKKGQFEKHQQYWSRQFENADPHPILKADKEVPVQTSFNGAMVHFELESTIASGLTGLASAHNATLFMALLAGMNALFFRESGERDICIGTPVAGREHPYLENQIGLYINTLALRTTFEKDDNFLQLLQKVRTVVLNGFAYQEYPYISGRQSLFDVLIVLQSKGTAVEDIRGFGDAIIKRRPLMQSVSRFPLVFNFYQRGDTLSCEVEYNSDLFLPETIAILVARFQQLVGAVIADPREKLDSLDLLLDFEKAVLTPVVSIDLDL